Below is a window of Humulus lupulus chromosome 9, drHumLupu1.1, whole genome shotgun sequence DNA.
ACCAGGCGCCAATGGATTGTAGCTGGTACTGGAAGCGGTTAGTTGCTGTCAAAGATGCTTTCAAAGCAAAAGCTGATCTGTCTAAATTTGCAGCTTTGAGGTATAGCATTAAAGCTGGCCATGACCGTCTGTTTGAGCAACCTCTTGCTGTTAGCTGGAGCAAAATTGTTTGGGATAGACTGAGCATTTCGAAGCATAGATTTGTGCTTTGGCTGGTCATGTTGCAGAGGCTTCGCACTAGAGATCGGTTGCACCAGTTTCAGCCTTTAATGGATCAATCTTGTTTGCTTTGTGGAGGAGATATTGAGAGCATTGGACATCTCTTTTTTCACTGTCATTATAGCAGTGTTTGTTTGCAGAAGCTTAAGCAGGGTTTGGGTTGGAATTCAGCCTTGGATCCATAAAGCTAAGAGGGTGAGTACTGTTCGGAAGAGCATTATATATGCTGCTCTTGTAGCTCTTGTATTTCACATTTGGAGAGTTCGAAATGATGTGTTATGGAGCAACAAATTATGGCTTGTAGATAATACTGTACAAAGAGTTGATAGGGAGATTCAGGATAGGATTTCTCTTGTAATGCCTAAAAAGACCAAAGCTATAGATAGGGAATGGGTCACTAAGATCAGTAAATTCTAGTTTTGTCTGAGGTTGGTTTGGTTGGTTTGTAATTGGTTGAGTTGTAACTTTTGGCTGTTGAGTAATACATTGATTcttattcatcaaaaaaaaaaaaaagatgttatGCTCATTTGGTAATATGAGCCCAAATTTAGTCAacaaattttattaatatgaTCAAACTaacaaattttattaatataatcaaCCTACCATCATTTATACGTAATTAAgttattaaatttgaatttaaaactcATACTATTGAGTACAGTTTGATGATATTGATAAATTTGAATCCAATGTATCAAAGtatgagcattattaaaaacatGGAGTGTCAAGTCTAATTTCATTAAAGCATAtatatacccaattttttttattgatttggaacatttcaaaaataacttttcattaaaaaaaaatctttagataaaaaaaagtaaaaataaaagctTCCCCAAACGAAATCATAATGTGTTTTAGaagttttttttcttaattatgtTTTGGGTAAAGAAATATGGGAATTATTTCCCATAGAAACGCTTAAATAAGTAGcttatttcattaaaaaaatgctAAATAAGTTTTTATTCTTATATGCCCATACATATAAGAAACAGTGTtcaaaattgccatttttttttgtaaatttcacTAAATTTACTATAAATTACACCTTGGCACAAAATCCAAGTTTTGCTGCTATTAATTTGTTTTGTTCATATTCTATTGGTACTACGAACAAATTTGAAATTGAAAAATACTATCTAAATTTAGTTATCTgtatatatgaataaaaaaaatgtagaTATACTGGAATACATAATATTCTCAAAGATCAAAAGTAGTGTGAATCTAGATTCGTACGAACTGAAAAAAACTTACTCTTTTGTATCCTATATAATCGTCTCTTCAATAATAATACTTCAACCAAATTTACACCACCAAATAGTAACACCCTATATGTAATATAATCAATACGAGTCTATGACCCCAACTCCCACCACCCTATCCACACAAAATCATCATTTGGCTTATTTATATACGCCGCAGAGATGCCAACCTTTTCTCCAGTTCGTCTACGTCTGGAGATGCAGAACTGcatatattacaaataaagttTTTAGAACAAACACACTGCAAAGCTTAAATGACAGTGttttttaaacaactttaaaCAAATGCATTCTCAGCTGGTATACCTGGTATTCTCAGCTGGGGCAGCAGCATTCTTGGTTGGGGCAGCATTTTCAGCGTTCCTGGATGCGATCCTGCCTTTTGGAGCCGAAGATAACTGTTAAGAACAAGAACCAAGAACCAAGAACCGCACAATTAGAGAatgaaaatacaattttttttgtttgtgtgtgtgtgtgtgtttgggtGGGGGGATTAAGGAATGAGCCAAAACCAACCTGAGATGCAATGTCAACACCAATCTCATCCAACACCTGCAAAAATGAAAGGCTCGGTTAAAGATGTAAGATATTAATTAACCTGTAAGTTAAAACAAAAATTAGGCTTTTGGTATTTCACCTGGTTAGTGAGCTCTTCTGTTTCCTCCTCCGCTTCATCTTTGTCTAAAGTCTCATCAATAGCCTCTGACATCATCTCAATCTGAACATAGAGCAATGGGGTATACACACACAATCAAACAGATAGTCAATCATTTTGTTAAAGGACAGAGAAACTCTAGGTATTGCACCAATTGCATTGGCAGGACACTTGAAACTAAGTCATGTCTACAACTTCATCAGGTAACACTATCAACATCATCGTCGGGATATACAGACAAATACAATACGAAACTGAGTAAATAGCAAAAGAGCCACAATAATTACCGTCATGTCCAGCTGTGCAGACTGCTTCTGGAAATCTCTTATCACTTTAACTTGTTTTGCAGGTGCCATTTGCTGAAAATAAAACGCCCAAAGAAACCTTCAGTTAGTCATCTTTCAACATATATGTCCCAGAGGCCAGATGATAATAATAACAACTAGAAAACTTGTGGTAAACGAGCTCATAAATGAAAGGCTGCTTTGACAAGCCAAGCGGAAAGAGAGTAAAAAAAGTCACGTCTGACTTCTCATCATCTCTACCTAAACGGTTATATCTGCATGCTATATCTCTACCTAAAAAAGTCACGTCTGACTTCTCATCATCTCTACCTAAACAGCTATATCTGCATGCTACTCCAGTAACAAGCAAGTTGTTTGCATTATAATATTACCCCCCACTAATGATATAGAACTCTGAATAATTTCAGTAAAGACAAAGGACTTTAAAACGCATACCCTGTTCATTGCCACAAACGAGTGCATTCTCATCATCTCTATCTAAACAGCTACACATACATGCCACTACTCCAGTAACAAACAAGTTGTGTGCATTCTCATCATCTTTATTTAAACAGCTACACATACATGCTACTAGTCCAGTAACAAACAAGTTGTGTGCTCATCATCTCTATCTAAACAGCTACACATACATGCTACTACTCCCAGTAACAAACAAGTTGTGAGCTCATCATCTCTATCTAAACAGCTACACATACATGCTACTACTCCCAGTAACAAACAAGTTGTGAGCTCATCATCTCTATCTAAACAGCTACACATACATGCTACTACTCCAGTAACAAACAAGTTGTGTGCATTCTCATCATCTTTATTTAAACAGCTACACATACATGCTACTAGTCCAGTAACAAACAAGTTGTGTGCTCATCATCTCTATCTAAACAGCAACACATACATGCTACTACTCCCAGTAACAAACAAGTTGTGAGCATTATTATAATACTCCCAAGCCTCTACTATCTAAACAGCTACACATACATGCTACTACTCCCAGTAACAAACAAGTTGTCAGCATTATTATAATACTCCCAAGCCTCCATTATCTAAACAGCTACACATACATGCTACTACTCCCAGTAACAAACAAGTTGTGAGCATTATTATAATACTCCCAAGCCTCCACTATCTAAACAGCTACACATACATGCTACTACACAAACAAGTTGTGAGCATTATTATAATACTCCCCAGCCTCCACTATCTAACAGCTACACATACATGCTACTACTCCAGTAACAAACAAGTTGTGTACATTCTCATCATCTCTATCTAAACAGCTACACATACATGCTACTACTCCCAGTAACAAACAAGTTGTGTGCATGTTAAAATACTCCCAAGCCTCCACTAATGATATAGAACTCCTAATAATTCCAGGAAAGAATACAGACATTAAAATGCATACCTTGTTCATTGCCACAAACAAGGTGCATGCATTCTCATCCATCTCTAATAGCTACACATACATGCTACTACTCCAGTAACAAACAAGTTGTGTATTATGGTATAGAACTCTAAAGACCGACTTTAAAATGCGCACCCTTGTTCCCCCACTAATGATCTACTAGAACTAGTAATAATTCCAGTAAAGACTAAGGATTTCAAAATTCATACCTTGTTCATTGCCACCATTGCTTTAGTTGCACCTTTCATCCCTGTAGAAATTGATGTGCTGGCATATAGTGCCTGGGAACACATAAGAACTAAAAGGTTAGGAAGATGTTACAGATAGGCCTTATTTTTAATCTTGTATgtataaattttcaaataaacagCCTGACCTGTGTGTGAGTTGCCACCCCTCTGATTTGGGCACGACTCCCCTGCAAATTAGTTATTTGTTGACGTAGTCGAACAAGTTGACGAGCTAATATTTTGGTGGCAGCCTATAAAAGAACATACAGGTtcttaataatttaaataaattgacAGAAGTGAGAAAATAAGTTTTACCATACTAGAAAAGAGACGAAGGTCACATGTCCATGAGTGGCCTCATAAGTTTTACCATATTAGAGCTATGATTTTATACACGATGTTATGGCTTAGAAGTGAGAGAATATTGGTGTAAATGCATATCACAATTGGGACAGACAGATTTACCTCATTTCCAGTTTTAGCTGTTTTCTTGATCTCAGCCACTAATCTTTTCTCCTGAAGAACAAAATTAAGGCAAAAGATTCAAAAGAAGTAATCTCAAATATGAAAATTAAAAAGCATGGTAGGAAACGTATACCTCTAACTGAAGTGATGCAATCTCACGTTCAATACCTGAAAGAAGATTAGTGCAATGCCATCAGTACGATGTGCAGTTAGATAGTGCTAAGTAGAGAGCAATAAGAAGCAACATGATTACAACTGAAGTAAGTAGGCAAAAAGACTAGGACCATTGAATAAGTGTTTATCAACACGAATGATTACACAAGTTATTTGTGCATTGATTTGCAGAGCACATATTATATTAATTCACCAAAGTTAACCTGTAAAGTACTTTATTCATTCAAGCTAGTTTCAGTGTAAAATTTCTCTGAATATAATTTTTTATGATCACAAAGAAGCAACACTAAGCATCCACAACTAAAGAAATGTTTTCTGAGACTTGGCTTGTTTAAGACTGACAATCTGGATTGCGCACTTAACAAAATGCCTATAATCTACATCTGCTAAATGCTAACTGAATCCAGCTAAATCATAGCTACTTGTTTATACCAAAAAGAGCTAAGAACCCATCAGGTAAAACTTCAAGTCTAAAAAGATGCTGGTCAAGCAAAATTGAGTTTCCCTTGAAATTTTCAACCTACTTTTGACAAGACTATtcgaaaaagaagagaaaaatgtaAGTAAAAAACGAGTCCAGATTGTGAAAATACCTCTAGTGGCAACGCCCATTTCTCTCTTGCTTGTCCGAAGAGCTTCTGTTGATTTCAAATACAAGGTATAATGCGATCAAAATCAAAACTTGcaaccaaccaaaaaaaaaaaaattgagacgataaacaaaaagaagaagaaaaaaaaagtgcatGCTTGGTTCCACCGAAAACTCTcaataaaatttcgagcaaaaaagagaaaaagacatAAGAAAATCAAGTTAAAGGGAAAATGCAGGTACTGTAAACTCTAATAGTAGGAGGAAACCCTAAAGAGAGATAGGAGTGAGAATGGACCTTTGGGTGAAGTCTTCTTCTTGAAGATGTTGATGGCGTTCATGGCGTCCTGAATTCCCGGTATGGTAGGGAAAAGGGTTCGAGATTGATGCTGATGGTGTGGGTGTGAGCGTAATGTAAGAGAGATTGAGAACTGAGAGGAGAAGGTTTTGGGTTTTTTTTCCTTTTGGAGAGGAAGAAGTATACTCCTACTCTCTCTCACTCTGCTCTTTGGGGAGCGTGCAATTAGCCACCACGTAGGACCAACGGTAGTATTCCAACTAGCCGTTATGATTCGTCATTTCCCATTTGCTCACCCATTTCTCTTTACGTAAATACTCGTTATACTTATGCTATAGTGTCTTTTATCGAAATACACGTACTCATGTTTATAATAATGTCATCTGTGTCATATTTTAAATATGACCATTGGTcctcttttaaataaaatatttaatgttttttgtttttgttattttaaaataattcaaaaaatattttttaaattaataaaataaaaatcaatttataaaatacatcaattaaatgtaaatttttaaatataaattaattttaaaataaaaatatttgataaaattattttaattaattaaataaacataaatatgtTTAATtcgaaatataaattaaaaaaaactaaaatcaataattttaaattaattaaagtaaactaaaaacctaataatttttttaagttttaattaaactatttttgtttgaatttattttaaattttggcttttaagtttaaggtgttgattttaattttttggtttaagtttagtagttagatttaatttattatttttgtttatttaaattatttcaaagttttaattgtacattttttttgttttattaattcagaaaatatttttaaaccattttaaaataacaaaagtaAAAAGAttatcaaataaatcattaaaaagaTTGACAATATGGTCATAATTGAAATATGAGTTGATTAGATTGCAGCAGAAGGTACTGAACTGGTACGAATTGCAAATAAAGGGTACTGAATGatcattattataaatataagGTACCAAATGTGTATTCCGATAAAACATAGGGTATTAAATGAATATTTACCCttctttataattattttatatttcccTAATTTTCTTTGGAAAATTTCACACTATATGCATCATAGTGTGGTGTAGTGtaattaaaatatatgaaaaaatttgCATATATCCCCAAACTATGTTATTTTGTAAAAAGTGGACCCTGTTGCCCCTCTCGTTATTAAGTCTTAAACTCTCTCTTTAAGGCGATACCACCACCCACCATCCACCACCCACCAGGACCTTCTCACAATGAAATAACACCACATCTCAATGTCGCCGCCACATCTACCACCATGGAAGCACTCCATCCAAGctctcttcattttttttaagttttaatgataaaaaatccaATCCAAAACTTAAACCCAATAAAAGATTGACATAAGACACTAATTTATAGATTTCAAACACTTATGTATaagatttttttgttttgtttgtgtttttttttaagatcTAGAACACTAAAAAATTGTAGAAAAATGACGTCTAACGATGCCAAACTATGCAGTTGCGATGGTCCATTGAAAACTTGGTTTTtggcaacaacaaaaaaaaaacgatGTCGATGCTATGGACCCTTGAAAACACGAATTTTTTAGGCAAAAAAAACAATTCCTAACGATGCTGATGCGATGCCAGTGCGATAGTGCATTGAAAACATAGTTTTTGACCAAAAAACAATGGCTAACAATGGCAATGTGATGCTATTGCAATGGTGCATTGAAAACATGGTTTTTGACCAAAACACGATGGCTAACGATGTTGATGCGATGCCAGAAAAAAAATGTCTGATGATGTTGATGCAATGCTAGTGCGAGGGTGTATTGAAAACATAGTTTTTGACCCCAAAAATGATGTCTAATGATGCCGATGCGATGCTATTGTCATGCAGTGCCAAAAAAAATCATGCTTAACGATGATGATTCGATGTTATTGTGATGCCTGACGATGCAAATGCGATGCATTCATGAAATCTTCATTttttgcaacaaaaaaaaaaaagcgatGCAAATGCAATGAATTCATGAAATCTTGATTTTTGGCAAACAAAACGATGCGTATGCGATGCATTCATGAAATCTTGATTTTTTGCCAAAAATAATATGTTTGGAGATGCATAagttttcactcaaatgtctgtttCAAGTGATATCTTTTTTAGTTTTCGTATTTTTTTGAAATCTACAAGTTTAGATCGCATAAAGCTTTAGATTTTGGATGTAGAACATACAATTTTGATGAGTCTTTCAATGAGTGCTTCAATGGGGGTGTTAATGGGGGTAGGTGCTTCAATCCAAAAGATGGTTGTGGGTAGAGATTCGAAAGAGAAAGGATATAGATAAACAATTTTTGAGAAAGAGCTTCAATGGtgaggtagtggtggtggtggtggtggtgtcgccATAGTAGAGATGGAGAGTGTGAGAGGTAGGTTGAGAGAGAGATAGAAGATTTAATGAGAGAGGGGCATTATAGTAAACATATTCAAAAAAACTTATTTTTAGGATGATTTTAGAATTAGTGTGTATTATCATGCATAAAGCAtgaaatttcccttttctttttcaattatacATTAGTCTTTtagtttttattatttctttttcttcatagtTCAATTCCAACACACAGTTTGCCTatgtttgtttaagtttatgttttgcTTATAGTTAAAAGTAGAAAATAAGTAAaatttttggattattttttCTATAactattatataaatatttttttaataaaagtttCTTTTCAAAAAGTTTGAATATTAATAAATAGAAATTTTTTATAAGTAAATCATTCTAACTAACAAAACAACTTCTCAAAAGTGTTTATAGGAAAAGCTAGAAGCTTCTCCAAAAATATCatttgaattaaaaaaattatattttacctAAATAtccccaaaaaaaaattatttgaatccTAGAAACTAAAAAAGAGATTAAATGAGCTCAGCCACACAGACctttcttttaattaataaacgaaataaaatttatattttgcttTGAAGTTAAGATAGAAGAGGAGTTTCTATAGGAAATTATGAAgaaaattggtaattttatttccattttgttattcaaaagaaattaaatatgttgtactttttttctttaaaaaatccTAAGGAATAGTAAACAATAAGACTGATTTTCACAAGCTAAGTCATGATCGAGCGTTTTTTTGACCTTATTTAAGCCAGATTTATAAACCCAATAGATATTAAAAGTTAATTTTTGATGAATTAATAATCTAAAACTTAGGGTAATGCTTTTTCTAGCATGTAAAACAATAGGATCATaccataacaaaaaaaaaaaaaagaattagatcatttttatattgtaattttggtataaaattagagattgttatcCTCGTTTCTTCCTACATGTACGAGTCCACACTGTGAGTCCAAGGCTCAATTTCCTGGGAGTTAAGGCCCAGACCAAGCCCATTAGGCGAGGGGAAAACGGGTATTGGCAACCCAAGTCACAGCAAGGCCCAAAGGGCTACTCGGAGAGTAAGTCAGGACCATTGTCAGGGCAGGTTGTATAAACCCGAGACTACGTACCGAGATGTTCCCCAAGGTACAATAAAGGAGGTCGCAGCTACCAAATCCAAGATTGGGTGGATGAACCCGGGTTCTGGTAAATGAAACAGGGCCCTGGTAAACGGAGGGGGACCTTGGTAAACTGACCGGGATGGGTTGTTCGAGTTTGGCGAGATAAAGTGTCCAAGATACTGACATCATCCCATGAAGCATGGGGTGTAGTCCCCACGCTTCACCTGCAGAAGAGACTACCTCGAGATTATACGCCATTGGTTCAGAACTGcgctgccactactctgaccgatcttgtcccccaaatcttcctcgtagcccataaCACCCAGATTGAAACACCTGTCTATCGCAtgtcttagaataagatattatttGGGCTGGACCAATGGGCTTTGATTaatgtatgtttcatatttcaatcctttgtattgggctcccatTAGAGAAGTCAAtggtatttacacccttattgggcccggactaGCCCGGCTCAAGCCCAGTGTACCCatgtgcctataaatacgaatagtggTGCACTATGGAAAGGGGggagattttgattgtaagcagttactctgctcaaacttgtagaaaactccattgtcaaaaagttctctaagctctaatatgactgtctcgtggactaaggctcgttaatgccccaaccacgtaaaaaccttgtttacttttattaaatcctttcttttacgCTCTCTAATCTTTCATAATTCtggtttccgaaaaactcggtaaacagagatgatattaagaaaaaaaatttaatccAACAATCTAAATAACCCCCTGGTTTAGGATAACTTAATTCCATTGAAAAACTTTGAATAATTTTATCATATCCAATCCTCATTTATATGTATTTTCGTAGTAAGAAAAAAGAATTGTCAATTTGCATCTAACTTGTTTTCTTCTAATTTGTTGTTGGAAAATGATCAACACATTCATTCTAATATGATTTTCtctaatatttttaatataattcaaTCTCATTATCCAAATGTGACCAATGAGTAGTGTCAGTTGGTATTACTGTCTAAGTAACTGGGATGGTGGCCCTAGGGGCTCCCCCGGGAGCACTTGACACTTGGATGTCGCTTGTTGGAAAATGGGAAGTTAGGTTGTTCATCATTGGTGTGTCAACTACTGAGAGAAGGGTAGTGTTCTAGCTTAATCCTCCCTGGTTTGACCTTCTGACTAGTGTGCATGCTAGTGTTGGTTGTTCTATTATCGACTACTAGCCTACGACTTGACTAGTCATCCCTCTTTGATTCTCCCTCATTCGAGTTTTCAATGTAGCAAGTTGAGCCTAGACATCAATCTTTCCTTACTAGATTCATTGCCATGATCATGATAATGCGCTCTTTGCTCATTGTTCAGCTTGTCAGGGCCTCATGATGGGTACATAATTGTGAAAGGTGAAATTTATAATCATAGATAT
It encodes the following:
- the LOC133801414 gene encoding vacuolar protein sorting-associated protein 2 homolog 2, yielding MNAINIFKKKTSPKEALRTSKREMGVATRGIEREIASLQLEEKRLVAEIKKTAKTGNEAATKILARQLVRLRQQITNLQGSRAQIRGVATHTQALYASTSISTGMKGATKAMVAMNKQMAPAKQVKVIRDFQKQSAQLDMTIEMMSEAIDETLDKDEAEEETEELTNQVLDEIGVDIASQLSSAPKGRIASRNAENAAPTKNAAAPAENTSSASPDVDELEKRLASLRRI